A portion of the Caenorhabditis elegans chromosome III genome contains these proteins:
- the F56A8.4 gene encoding F-box domain-containing protein (Confirmed by transcript evidence): protein MDLLRLPYLGQQKILQLADPASVVNFALSSEECARIVKTINLYVEDLRLVISGESCRIELKFFYHQKKFSWAFMPSQTSRIVKYYRNKTISETMFPYERMMLAADFVTKVIRFPVSSVSGNGETWRMQELVNSRLIKQVDKVQLTNTFIANPCRFELKELEVLLINQCNWFTTSSLEAWNPKYLKIKTPYFSSWMTNLFIQDCCNLDKNGKLRRIVFYGKYNKVQILEDLNSKRFEKGRRQEIYPGPKPLDCKLGYDIERKDGLLSTIVFGRERIDFVFWHERFPGDNYEF from the exons ATGGATCTCCTCAGGTTGCCCTATTTGgggcaacaaaaaattcttcaattagCGGATCCCGCTTCAGT CGTAAACTTCGCTCTATCGTCAGAAGAATGTGCACGGATCGTGAAAACCATCAACTTATACGTTGAAGACTTGCGGCTCGTCATCTCCGGAGAATCGTGTAGAATTGAGCTCAAATTTTTCTATCATCAGAAAAAGTTCTCCTGGGCTTTCATGCCGTCGCAAACTTCACGGATAGTAAAGTACTAcagaaataaaacaatttccgagACGATGTTTCCGTATGAAAGGATGATGTTGGCTGCAGATTTTGTAACGAAGGTCATCAGATTTCCAGTTTCTAGTGTCTCAGGCAATGGTGAAACTTGGAGAATGCAGGAATTAGTGAATTCAAGATTAATAAAGCAAGTCGACAAGGTTCAATTGACGAACACGTTTATTGCTAATCCATGTCGATTTGAATTAAAGGAATTGGAAGTTCTTCTTATCAATCAGTGCAATTGGTTCACTACTAGTTCTTTGGAAGCTTGGAACCCAAAATACCTAAAAATCAAGACACCATACTTTTCAAGTTGGATGACTAATCTATTTATTCAAGATTGCTGCAACTTAGATAAAAACGGGAAACTAAGAAGGATTGTATTCTATGGGAAATACAATAAAGTCCAGATTTTGGAAGATTTAAACTCGAAAAGATTCGAAAAAGGCAGACGACAAGAAATCTACCC aggaCCTAAGCCGCTTGACTGCAAACTCGGATACGATATCGAGCGTAAGGACGGCCTTCTGTCTACAATTGTTTTTGGACGAGAACgaattgattttgttttctggCATGAAAGGTTTCCAGGAGACAATTATGAGTTTTGA
- the F56A8.5 gene encoding F-box domain-containing protein (Confirmed by transcript evidence), whose protein sequence is MERTLLNLPELSLAKIVAYLGPNATINFALSSPIVREFIKTLNLYVEFFSVEINNNRCVIRLKFFYSKKEFEWKFVPPTSCHHRTIIRKLNRKTALCQNPLKEMMKAAEWVTELIRFPISNVHIWGPDFEGSADLFDWSAIQQCEGISMNLISTMNGNLENFKDLEHLELSGCSWFRAEHFRALEANRVSLYCLNFTVQDVNTILRDWTRGSNAKLENLIVHSKEIDGRVPGQILEGLDVKPWNHEQRQKIFPKEEPFQSLNCEKAMDFERADGLLASVIINDNEVEMVVWHKRFSDQEPMEED, encoded by the exons ATGGAGAGAACTCTACTCAATCTCCCGGAGCTcagtttggcaaaaattgtggCCTATCTCGGACCAAATGCAAC CATCAACTTTGCGCTGTCCTCTCCAATTGTCCGAGAATTCATCAAAACTCTGAACCTCTACGTAGAGTTTTTCTCGGTGGAAATCAATAATAATCGATGCGTCattcgtttgaaatttttctattcgAAAAAGGAATTCGAATGGAAGTTCGTGCCACCAACATCGTGCCACCATAGGACTATAATCAGgaaattgaatagaaaaacTGCATTATGCCAAAATCCATTGAAAGAGATGATGAAGGCGGCTGAATGGGTGACTGAATTGATAAGATTTCcgatttcaaatgttcatatCTGGGGACCTGATTTCGAAGGATCTGCTGATCTTTTCGATTGGTCGGCTATACAACAATGTGAGGGCATTTCGATGAACCTAATCTCTACGATgaatggaaatttggaaaacttcaAAGATCTGGAACACCTTGAACTCAGTGGCTGTTCATGGTTCAGAGCGGAGCATTTTCGAGCATTGGAGGCAAATCGTGTTTCTCTTTATTGCTTAAACTTCACTGTTCAAGACGTGAATACTATTCTCAGAGATTGGACCCGAGGATCAAAtgcgaaattggaaaatttgattgttcATTCGAAAGAGATTGATGGAAGAGTTCCAGGGCAAATTCTGGAAGGTCTCGATGTGAAACCATGGAACCACGAACAACGGCAGAAAATTTTCcc AAAAGAAGAACCATTCCAATCATTAAACTGCGAGAAAGCGATGGATTTTGAACGAGCCGATGGTCTTCTCGCTTCTGTGATCATTAACGATAACGAGGTTGAGATGGTGGTTTGGCATAAAAGATTCTCCGACCAAGAGCCGATGGAAGaagattga
- the cpf-2 gene encoding RRM domain-containing protein (Confirmed by transcript evidence), with protein MMSGGYKSSGVGNDRSQRSVFVGNISYDVSEDTIRSIFSKAGNVLSIKMVHDRETGKPKGYGFIEFPDIQTAEVAIRNLNGYELSGRILRVDSAAGGMNMEEFGSSSNAPAPVEENPYGPECDAGKAPERISQTVASLAPEKMFELMKQLQESLKNNPSELHKFLVEHPQIAYAVLQAAVVMRIVDPQTALGLLHRNKAATLTPFHNTPQGAPPMVQQQQMPMPPKPTFAHPGPSMGPPMGPPMGPPMGHPQAPQYGQNYGQPVAPQQYKPPPQQQPPVQMRPPVQQPQQNHQEEQQNAELLMQVMQLSEHDLQMLPAGDREKIIELRQQLKRNVK; from the exons ATGATGTCCGGGGGATACAAATCATCCGGAGTGGGCAATGATCGATCTCAACGTTCAGTTTTCG ttggaaaCATTAGCTACGATGTATCCGAAGACACGATTCgctccattttttcaaag gcAGGAAATGTGTTGTCGATCAAAATGGTTCACGATCGGGAGACCGGAAAGCCAAAGGGATACGGatttattgaatttccagACATTCAAACCGCCGAAGTTGCAATTCGAAACCTTAATGG TTACGAGCTGAGTGGACGTATTTTGCGAGTCGACAGTGCTGCTGGTGGAATGAATATGGAAGAATTCGGCTCATCGAGTAATGCTCCAGCTCCTGTCGAAGAGAATCCGTATGGTCCAGAGTGTGATGCTGGAAAAGCACCGGAG AGAATCTCCCAAACAGTCGCCTCCCTGGCTCCGGAGAAAATGTTCGAACTAATGAAGCAACTGCAAGAATCGCTGAAGAACAATCCATCGGAACTACACAAATTCCTGGTCGAGCATCCACAAATCGCCTACGCGGTGCTCCAAGCCGCCGTTGTCATGCGAATCGTTGATCCACAGACTGCACTTGGACTCCTTCATCGTAATAAGGCCGCCACGCTGACACCATTCCATAATACACCTCAAGGAGCACCGCCAATGGTTCAGCAACAACAGATGCCGATGCCACCGAAGCCAACATTTGCTCATCCTGGCCCATCTATGGGTCCTCCGATGGGACCACCTATGGGTCCACCTATGGGACATCCGCAAGCTCCTCAATACGGTCAAAATTACGGGCAACCAGTGGCTCCACAGCAGTACAAGCCACCGCCACAGCAGCAGCCACCAGTTCAGATGAGACCTCCAGTTCAGCAGCCACAACAAAATCATCAAGAAGAGCAGCAAAATGCGGAGCTTCTGATGCAAGTCATGCAGCTCAGCGAGCACGATCTTCAGATGCTTCCTGCTGGGGATCGTGAGAAGATAATAGAGCTGAGACAGCAGTTGAAGAGAAATGTCAAGTAA